The Solanum pennellii chromosome 7, SPENNV200 DNA segment tcagtgatcacgccagcatgcctctATACCTTTGTCCGGGTATATTAGGTCCTCCCGATGGGGCATAAACAtcagactccatatttagctcatgtggttttatgtcggttattagtagcttccACTGTTTAGTTAGACTCTATTGCATTAACCAGGTTTCAGTATTCaatctcagcatgttataactTGGTTGTTGCATTCAATTTAGTTATGTTTCGTATTTCTGTGTCcttatcatgttcagattatattatttctttattgctttgttcagttatatattatttcagctttactctatccctCATTCTCACTACCTTCTAAGTACTTATACAAACATCTTCTCTTGATAAAGGTTCACATCCCCAACAgtcagatcacgcatagatcggtTTGCGATATTTTGTTCAACAGCATCAggggtgagtcctcattcttcgaggactaGTGCCATGTCTATCTTTATCACTTTTAGCTTTAGTTTAAGTTTTGCTATATCTAGTTGGGGCATGtaccaacatttctagtcaatttagagcctatttcagacatagttagtttcagctctAGTCTTAGAGTTtgatttatcttttatatttcaaCTCTCAGTTTTCATTAATTCagatagtatatgggtattccccatcattttCACTATAtgttatgatttagcttccgcacaattttattatttagtttatctTTACTATGCTTATGATTAGGACAACAgattagcttggggtcactcgtgatcctacgTCCCGTGTCCACGTCTCAAGGGTAGCCTAAGggcatgacaaactttgtattaaAGCATTAGGTTTAAATGTCCTAGGATGTCAGAAAAGTagcactaagtagagtcattttaaaggtgtgaagtgcaccacatctaataacagggaggctacaaagtgttttaggaaaattCACTCTCTTTGTTATTCTTATCGTACGTTCGTATGATCTCCTTTCTAATCCATTATGAGCTTAAGATCACACCTCCTCATATAGCTTAAACACGGAATGataatgcacgcaatgctaatGCATTTCCTCTAGTCCCAGTTTCAGAATGCCAATTCAATTTTTGGCTTatagtatgaccaaccagaacaatcggcaggttctagttcctacAAATAGAAATGATGATCAGTGGCAGCTAAAGTTTgagattttgttaggatgaatatGCCTGAGTTTTTAGGCTCACAAGTTGGTAAGGATCCATATAACTTCATTGATGCGGTTAATAAAATCTTTGGAGTGATGCAAGTGACTGGTAATGGTAGGGTTGAGTTGGTATCCTACTAGTTTTATGATGTAGCTCACATATGGTACACTTAGTGGAAAGATCCAAGAGCTACTCTTACCTTTGTAACTCTCTTTATAGAAGTCAAATTCattgttagtccagaaactctctgaCAACCCTTCTCAATCTCTATTCTAGTCAGTGACCTTGTTATATATATACTGCTATAATAAAAATTGCCATGTTATAGTCTcccagaaagtcacctcagcagaatttgtagagttagaaatggtagactacgatgtcattctaggaatAGATTGGCCTTTTATGCCTCAGTAAATTATAGAATTAGGATTGTCCGTTTTATGTTTCCATGCGAAACCAATATTataatggaagggtagtagctttatgcctatgggtcgattcatttcttaccttaatgATCGAAAGATAATCTTTAAGGGTTAGATGATCtttaagggttatctctatcatctttccccaactcttgagttagTTCCAGTAGCTAAtgagtttccagaagatcttacTAGAGTTCCTCATGAGAGGGAAATCAacttggaattgatctccttccacaTGCCCAACctatttttgtttctctttacagaatggctccagcgaAGCTTAAGAacttgaaagagcagttgaaagaaattctataTAAGGGCtacatcagacctagtatttccccatggggtgcactagtgttgtttgtgaagaataaaaatggttcccttagaatgtgtgTTGACTATAAGCAGTTgaacaaagtcacaatcaagaataagtaccctATCCCCAGGGATggcttgtttgaccaactttagggtgctagtcatttctcaaagatagacctcagattcggttatcatcagcttagagtcaaaCATATAGTCATCCCAAAAACAACTTTCAGAAGTTAGTATAGTCATTATGcatttttagttatgtcatttggactaaccaatacTTCTACATCTTACATGGATctgatgaatagagtgttcaagCAATATTTGGACTtattcgttatcgtctttattgatgatatcctcatttactctaggaatgcgGAAGAACATGTGAATCATCTAAGGATTTTCCtacaaactttaaaaaattgccaattattcactaagtttagcaagtatgagttttggttgcaatcttCGCTTCCCTTGGTCACATTGTGTTTAGcaaagggatccgagtggattcctAGGAAATAGAAACAGTGAAACAATTACCCAGACCTACATATCCTATagatttcatatgtttttttagtctagcaggttattacaaaAAGTTCACGGAGGTTTTTCATTTATAGCCTTTCTATTGACTAAGTTGACATATAAAAAAGTCAAGTTTCAATGATAAGATGATTGTGAGAAGAGCTTCGCAGAACTAAAAACTAGATTATTTAAAACTCATGTTTCAACTCTACCAGACGGTTCCAATGGTTACGTTATCTATTCTGGTGTGTCTAGAGTCGAcctaggttgtgtgttaatACAATGAGGTAAGGTTATAGCTTGTGATTTTAGACAACTTAAGGGGCATTGAtaagaactacccaactcatgactcGAGCTTGCAGCAATGGTGTTTGCACCTATGATTTGGAGACAACGTATGCATGGTGTTCACAAATATGTgttgttcactgaccataaaagCCTTCACTATGTGTTCACCTTGAAAGACTTGAATCTTCGCTAGAGAAGATaacttgagttccttaagtaCTATGATATGAGAATGGGTCAGAATCTTTGTGGTAGAGGAGGTTtaggaaaagcaagacaatgATCCAATTGTTATCcaaaaaaaacatttgttttGAGAATTTTCGACTTCTTAGAGTCGAtacttaattttttagaaaaatcaagaaaacttctgttttcaaaagacttaacaaAAAAAtcgtttgaaaattttaaaagggcTCGGGGATTCCTATTTATATATTAGAAAGGTGTTAGACACCTAAAATATCAGCTAATGTGATTTTCTGATAACTAAGTTAGGCTAAGACTTAAAATTgcgataaaaaatattttttagagttGTTTGAAAATTAATGTCTAACTTTTACCTAAGTGAAATatctaaattgaagaaattattttgaaaactaCTTAAACTtgatttacttttaaattgttaaaacaAAATGGCGTTTGCGGTAATTTGGAAGTTTCTTAACTTAGACCTAACTAACAAATAAAGcaagtaaataaataagaaataagagagagggaaagagatttgggtccaaatcCGGATTTTGTTCGCCTTGACCAGTTTTTGGACCCacctattttgaatttttggccCATTTGACCTTTTTGGGCCTTCGGCCTACTTCAGTTGTACCTGTCCTAAGTTCtaacataataataagaaaaacttTACAAGGCTCAGGcccaaagaaaataaaatacaacaaacaatgtaaataaaatgatatatgggCCTTTGGCTCCAACTTCTTTAATTTTCCGACTTCTTCGAATTTTGGATCCCAAAATCTATTCATTAGCTTTCATGGATTGATTGACTCGAGTAAAATGAAATGTATTTGGGACTTACGGCCCACCCAGAATATAAAGAGGATAAGGGAGTCCAAGAGGGCTCGGACAGCATACATGCAACAAATAATAACGATTAGCATCCGAAAATAGTAAGAGAGATAGCATTTTAAAGATACAATATCATGGAATCTCCTAAACTAATGCACAATGTCTAAAAATCTAAGACATGCGAATGAATGCAACAAATCCAACAAACAATAGTTAAATGCATGCTGCCAAATGAATGCACACTAACTAATGATGCCAGGAAGCTAACCTATGCAACTacattttcttgaataaatCAAAGGGTAGTATTTTACTGAGCCATGACTGCCAAATAAAATCTACATACTAAACCAACTTTATATAACCTATAATTAGTCATAAGGATTTGATTAGTTAACACGCAACAATAGTTTGAACTCCAAAGAAACAAATGGACAGATAACGCTAAGCAACCTCACGCTATCTTTGTTCAACCACGTAAACCAAATCAAATAGGCAACCTTAGTTCATTCATTCTAAACAGCAACAACACAAAGAAGAGGATATGCggaatatacaaaatattagaAATACTACTAATACCAAATATCTAATAAAATAgcaagataaaaaaatataaaaataaataaataaatgacgCTATGAACTGATGAACACATGTTTATCACAACAATGTTAAGAATGAgagaaaactcattttttacACAGCAAAGATACCTTAAGACATGTTGGAATAATGAACAAGGAAAGTAGCACCttagagttttttaaaaaaaaaaataagagaattaCGAGCACAAATACACTCATTTTCTTACACGTAACAGATCATAGACAAAGAAGAAATGACCAAACAAAGCTTTGTACCACTAAAAAGAAATAGAGGCAAACCTACGCATTAAAAGGGCGAAAACCAGTCTGTAAAACAGTGAATAAAATCAGCAAGGCTTGCCAAAGCTTTAACGAAACAAGTTCATGTTATGAGGGTTGTGCTGTAAAGTAGAACATAGGAATTAATCCTTACTTaacccacaaaaaaaattaaaggaaatgaaCCATCAGTCCTTTAAAACGAAGACCACTAATTTTGATAAAGGAGGACACAACTCAAAGCCTAAAAATACAAACACACTTTCACTCTTcatatagataaaaaaaaataaaaaataaaaaaactagaGACAACTTACTCGTCATAACTCAACAGACAAAGCTAAATCTAAAAGAAACGGGCAGAACGCAACATCCATGGAACTCAAAAGCTAAGAGCAGACATAACTTAAAAAAACACGAAGAATGACGAATTCAACTTAGCTCTAAAAGACAGTCTGACCATATCAAGTATTAAAAGAAACCATCAAGATTTGACCTATACACTCTACACTCTCCATGTGCAAGGCAATGAACAGAACACACTGGTTCAGTTAAAATTAATAAGTAAATAACCAAAAAGATAAAGTTTCACAGACAAGTTAGAATAAATGAAAAGGATTCGACGACTTCAGACAATAGTATGaggaaaaaaggaaaacaagttGAACTCGACAGAATGGCCAAAGACAACCAAACCATCcgataaactaaaaaaaacgaCTTACTCCATAAACAAAATTTGGTACGGACTTTAGGAATAATGGCCGAACCCGGGAAATGGGTTTCGTatatatctcaggctatatgagaattcaagccacttgtagttcgatacgcTTGATTTGACGCAcgattttgagaaaaatcaaaagCCTCCTCGATACCGGATTATGAAGGTACCGAAATGCTCAAGAATAGATTCAAGAGCTAATGTTGGAGTGCAGCCCAGTTCTCAATCATTGAGCTCGcgtacatatccttaaacccaAAGAATCAGGTTGCTTGTAGTTCGACTCAatcggttgaaaaggaaattcATTATGCTAGATAACTCTTGGTTCCAGATAAATGACAAATTAAatgagtatgaaaaggaggtttgtaacctcttagccatgaatgtggtgcgcttcacacccatagttaagaacttacacggacataattttCAAGCTCCTGGCacattgtcactcagattgaAAACTTACTTCCGGTAGATCCAAACTACCGAATGCGAGACCGAAACTgacaaaactaaataaaaacccacatgccttctgataggggtgtggtttgattgtggtggaagtagCTCCTATGCGCATCCTAAGAGTCGACACTCCTTTTTGGACTGTCCCAGTTcactgctaagaaaaagtttcacGTTGTGCTGCCTTCTTTTTGATGTCGTCTGCACcgtgttagactcttgattgtTCTCGTTCATTTAGGATATTTCTACCTATGGTTTCTAATTTTAatctaataattaaaaaaatctaacatattttcaaatttgaatacttttattcttttaattcaaatatttatagcaatatttattaaattaatcttaAAATTATCAAGTAACATTAATATTTCATTGACTTGCCATTTAGCTTAACCATATTATTGCAAACTATTCTCTTAGAATATAAAActgatatgaaattttatatggGAAAAGCAAAAATACCTCTCAACTTTGTTTAATTAGTTGACTATGCTCTTGTCGTTGAAATGAAATTAGTTTTACCACTATCGTTACTAATTTCACCATATATACTTCTCATTTGAAGGAAAGCCCCAAATTTACATGAATTAtctaaaaaattagaaaaagttcatttctaatttttaacCCAATGCCCCGACCCCTTTAATCTCATGACCAAATTTCCCTTGCCCATTCTCAATAGAACATTTTTAGGGCTAAATAATTTCCAAATCCCCTCTTATAATGCAGTAGCTAATCTAATTATAGATGGTCGTCGTTGAGGTGAAAGAATTTTGGTGGGTCGAGCTCATCTTCTTCGTACTCATCTTCCAGCTCCGATTTGGATTTACCAATTAGCTCTGTATCGCTGAGCATTTCTCCACCAGTGAATTTGAGTCGAAAAAATTCACTGCCCAAGTCACCAGAACTACCTGTTGTTCGTACTTCTCCTATCTTTAAAAGCACTAGAAAAATGCCTAAAGCTCCAACCCCGAATTTAGGGTAGAATGCACATGATCTCATCAACAGTGTCCTAGAAAAGAAGTAAATTGAAGAACAATGGTACTGTAATTTTTCAATCTAAATAAAAAACTTCTTAATAAAGTGACCGACACTTACGATTCATCATTTGATACGAAAAGATCAATAAATGTATGTGGATCCTCAACATAATTGGAGCAGAATTTGGATTTTCCAGGGATAATCAAGAAGTTAATCATGTGCAAAAGATCACATCATGAAGATAACAGATCTTCAAGTCAAGAAGCCAAAAATCGGGTTATGATTAGAGGGATTGGCCATGAGTTTGGGGTTTTAATGGTATGAATTCATTTGGTATAGCGGGTTAGGATTATGATTAAATGAGAAATTCaggttattttaattaaattggataatttaatttaatttaggatttttcattaaatgagaatatatataatgaaattagtaacaataaatataaaattaaagatataatcaactaataaaataaaattgagaattatttttgatctttttcacaatttatatatatatatctttcaaatttatttcacgTGGAAATTGGATTGAGAGATAAAGccaaaaaattaatacaattcATCTTTTTCTGGTGTAGTCGAGTTGAGTTCACGTACAATTAGAAAAAGGtcaaatgaatgtgaatgaCACGTAAACATTTGGCTGGTTTCGTTAAAAGACGTATCCATTTTTTCCTCTGTAAAACTAAAAACTAATTTTCGATAATAACAACACGTCACTTCCTAGTCTCCATCTCT contains these protein-coding regions:
- the LOC114078070 gene encoding uncharacterized protein LOC114078070; amino-acid sequence: MINFLIIPGKSKFCSNYVEDPHTFIDLFVSNDESTLLMRSCAFYPKFGVGALGIFLVLLKIGEVRTTGSSGDLGSEFFRLKFTGGEMLSDTELIGKSKSELEDEYEEDELDPPKFFHLNDDHL